The Nitrospirota bacterium DNA segment ATGCTCGTGCGCATTGTGAACCTCCTTTTCTGATGATAGATCAGGAACCAACATTCTAATTTTCCTTGTTTGATATTCTCTTACATGCATTTTTTGGCTTAGGCAATGGGACAGGAGGCCCATCGCACGTCGCCTCGCTTCACCCACCCTGGTTGACCGTCCCGTGTCATCACGTGCAGGAATGCATTCCTGCCAGGATCGTCCTCTTGCACGATCAATTCCGAGTCCAGTCTCCCAATGACCTCGCTACTTCCCATATGACCCCGTACCGCAATCCCTTTGGTTTTTGGAGTAAAGCACAAGTTCGGCAGGGCATGAGCCACCATGTCGGGACTGTCTGCCCTCGCAGACTCTCCCGTGGGATCGGATCTTTCCCCGTTGTGAGTCTTGGTGTCAGGGGAGTGGTACGCAACTCTGTGGATGGGGATACTCGGTGCGGAAACGGGTCGGAGGTCCTCTAGCCCATCCCTCAGAGCTTCACCGATCCGCGAAATGAATGACGTGGTTTCGCTCTCGTGAGAGAGCGTGGCCTGCGCCGGCTCGCCTGTCGTCACGTCGGTCAGGTAGATCCGAGTGACGGTGTCGCTCGCGACGATGCAACTTGCCACAAGCCGAAGGCCTGCTGTGCCCGGTATCAGTGTATGCATGGATGCCAAGGCGCGGGGACAGATGATCGACGGGATCACGGTCTCTCCCAGCCCTTCAAGCGAGAGGACTTGTTCTTGGAGAATGACGGGGCTCGAGGCATCCGCTGTGAGGGGCGGTACGGTCCTTTCGTCAGGGGTCACAGGTTTCCCCAGTACGTGCCTCGACGACTTTTCGAGAAGGTTCACGATGGTTTGTATGTCATCCTTCGTAGGCATTTCGTAGGACAAGGCAGCCGTGACGGTGGACATTGACCGGGAATGTGAGGTCATGGCACAGCCTGGAAGCACAACGAATCCAAGCAGCATAGCAATAAGTTGTCTGAAGCCTGAGGTTGTGATGCGATTCATATGCTCCTCCTCAAAGAAAAAAACGTCCCCGACCGCGATGGGTCTGAGGACGTCCTTGTCCAGAAGTCAGGGAGTGAGCCCCGACGGGGAGGCCTCATTGCCCCCGGCGATTCATCTCAATAAAAAAGTCCTCACCCGTTTCCCAGGTAAGGACTTCATTGTCCTAGGTATTATGGAGAGACTCCATTGTCTCTCCTGCTGATACAGCAATACATTATTATCATTCGATCCTGGCTGAGTCAACGGGGAATATGTATACATGCGAACGGCTTTTCGCGGAGTGCTCCGCTCAGACGAGAGTCGTGATAGAGTTGCCCCGCAACCGTGACGAGCACCGTCATGGTGTTGCGGCTGGTTTCACTATGGCAATGATCTCAAGTTTCCCTCCCATTCCTTCGAAGCCGTTTCATCCTGACGCGCCGGCGTGGCATGTGCTGCCCCTGTCGGATGTGGCGCAACGGCTGACGGTTGATCCACAGGCGGGCTTAAGCGGAGAGGAAGTCTCGCGGCGGATCGTTCGCTACGGTCTGAATGAAATCCGTGAACGACCCCCACGCCCGCTCTGGCGCATGTTCCTCGATCAATTCACCGACTTCATGATCCTTGTCTTGATCGGGGCGGCGATCGTTTCCGGGATCGTCGGCGAACCGCCCGATGCGATTGCCATCGTCGTGATCGTCCTGCTCAACGGGGTGATCGGCTTTGTCCAGGAGTATCGGGCTGAGCGAGCCGTCGCTGCCCTGAAATTGCTCGCAGCCTCCACGGCGCGGGTCCGGCGTGGTGGCCGTACGACAGAGCTCTCCGCTCTGCAGCTGGTGCCTGGCGATGTCGTGCTGCTGGAGGCCGGTAATACGATACCGGCGGATCTACGTCTGATCGACAGCGTTCAGCTGAAAGTGGATGAGTCACCGCTGACCGGTGAGTCGGTCCCGGTTGAGAAGCGCACGGACCCGTTGCACGAGCCTGAGGCACCGCTCGGCGACCGGGTGAACCTCGCGTACAAGGGAACCAGCGTGACCTATGGTCGCGGCAGCGGTCTGGTGGTTGCAACCGGCATGCAGACTGAATTGGGCAGAATCGCTGCAATGCTGGGGAATGAAGAGGCCGTGAAGACGCCGCTCCAAAAGCGGCTCGCGCTGTTCGGGCGGCGGCTGGCTCTAGCGGCATTGGCGATTTGCGCCATTGTGTTTGCCATCGGTGTATTGCGTGGTGAATCGGTTGTGTTGATGTTTTTGACGGCGGTGAGTCTGGCCGTCGCGGCGATCCCCGAAGCGCTCCCTGCCGTGGTAACCGTGTCTCTGGCCTTAGGGGCTCGCCGGATGGTGAAGAAACGGGCGCTGATCCGCCGATTGCCGGCGGTGGAGACGCTGGGGTCTGTCACCTACATCTGTTCGGACAAGACGGGCACGCTCACACAGAACAAGATGCGAGTGGAGCAACTCATTGTGAACGGCCAACTGGAGAATGGATCCACGAGCGAGGAGGAGTCGTGGCGTCGATTGATGAAGGCCATGGCGCTTAGCAACGACGCGATCAGGCACGAGGATGGCCACATGATCGGCGATCCGACGGAAGTCGCGCTCTTTCAGGGGGCAGAAGAGAGGGGATACGGGAAGGCTGAATGGCTGGAGCAGGCGCCTCGGGTGGCGGAATTACCGTTCGATTCAGATCGCAAATGTATGACGACCCTGCACCGGGAGGGTTCGGAGGTCGTGGCCTTCACCAAGGGGGCGCCTGAGCAGGTTGTGGCCCTGTGCGATGGGCAGTTAACCGGCGATGCCAGAACCTCACTCGATTCGGCGGCGCTGTTAGAGCAAGCCGACCGGATGGCGGCGAGCGGGTTGCGCGTCTTGGCCCTGGCCTATCGGACCTGGCCGGATCTCCCGGCGGAACTGACCCCTGACTGCATCGAGCGCGGGCTGACGTTTCTCGGTCTGGTCGGCTTGATGGATCCGCCGAGGGAAGAAGCGAGGGAGGCGGTGTCCCTCTGTAAATCGGCAGGCATCACGCCGGTGATGATTACCGGCGATCATCCTGCGACGGCCCGCGCCATTGCCCTGCGCCTCGGCATTATCGAGGACGGCGGAGCGGTGATGACCGGGCAGGAACTGGCGAAGTTGCCGCGGGATGAATACGAGGCGAAGGTGGAGGGGATCAGGGTCTATGCGCGTGTATCGCCGGAGCAGAAGATTACGATCGTGAAGGGCCTACAAGATCAAGGCGAATTCGTCGCGATGACCGGCGATGGCGTGAACGATGCCCCGGCGCTTCAGCGCGCCGACATTGGCATCGCAATGGGGCTGGCCGGGACGGATGTGGCGCGCGAAGCGGCGCATATGATCCTGCTGGATGACAATTTTGCCACGATCGTGACGGCGGTGAAGGAAGGGCGGCGGATCTTCGATAATATCCGTAAGTTCATCAAGTACGCGCTGTCGTGTAATACCGCGGAGGTCTGGACGATCTTTTTGGCGCCCTTCCTGGGATTGCCGATTCCCTTGTTGCCGATTCACATTTTGTGGATCAACCTCGTCACCGATGGGTTGCCGGGGCTGGCACTGGCGGTTGAGCCGGAAGAAAAGGGCCTCATGGAACGACCGCCCAGACCGCCGGGCGAGAGCATCTTCGCAGGCGGCATGTGGCAGGGTATTCTCTGGATCGGCCTGCTCATGGGAGGCGTGACGCTCGTCACCCAGGCCTGGGCCTACCGCACGGGACATGCCCATTGGCAAACGATGGTCTTCACCGTTCTGGCGTTGTCGCAGATGGGTAACGTGCTCGCGCTCCGGTCCGAGCGCGAGTCCTTCTTTACTCTGGGGCCGTTGACGAACCTTCCCTTGTTAGGCGCGGTACTTCTCACCTTTGTGTTGCAGATGTGCACGATCTATATCCCGGCGTTGAATCCGATCTTCAAGACCGAGCCGCTTGATCTCGACGAACTGCTGTTGTGTCTGGCGCTCTCGTCGATCGTATTCATCACGGTGGAGATTGAGAAGTGGTGTATCCGGCAAGGTTGGTTGCGCTGGAACGCGAAGAATGCGGAGCCGCCACCTGTGTGATCGGAATCGTGCGGCGCCGTGGTCTGTCACAGGTCCCCCCCTGCAGCAGTCTGACCCCGGTCAAATAGGAGTCTTTCCTCAAATCCTGTAACATGACCCTGTACATGGAGAATGTTGTCGATGCCGAAACATCAGGTTGAGCCCCATGTCTTTATCATCATCGGTGCGACGGGCGATCTGACGCGCCGGAAGCTCCTGCCAGCCCTGTATTACTTGCGGGACCAGGGAGTCCTGGAGACTCGCAACACGCTGATCGTCGGCGCCGCCTTGCCGGAGCTGGGCGAAGAGGGGTTTCGGCTCTGGGCGTTCGAAGGTCTGCAGCATGCCGGTTGGCGCAATGAAACGGAGTTGCGCCTCTGGTGCGAGGAATGTCTGCATTACCAGACCTTGCATGAGGGGGGAACGGAGGATTATGAGGCCTTGGCCCGGTACATCCGCCGGTTGGAACTCACGCATAAGATGCCGGAGAACCGGGTCTTCTATCTGGCGTTGCCACCGGACGCCGTACCCATGGCGATGGAACGGCTGGATCAGGCGGGACTGCTCAAGAGCCACGGGTGGGTCCGCGTCGTGTTCGAAAAGCCGTTTGGCCACGACTTCCAATCAGCGCGGCGTCTGAATACGACCCTGCATCAATATATCGAGGAATCCCAGATCTACCGCATCGATCATTACCTCGGTAAAGAGACGGTGCAGAATCTTCTGGCGTTCCGCTTCGCGAACCCGATATTTGAATCGCTCTGGAAGCGCGACATGATTGAGAACGTGCAGATTACCGTGGCCGAAGATCTCGGCGTCGAACATCGCGGGGCCTACTACCAGCAGGCCGGGGCGCTCCGCGACATGGTGCAGAATCATCTGACCCAACTCCTGACCGTCGTCGCGATGGAAGTGCCGGGCTCCTTCGATGCCCCTGCCATCCAGAGTGAAAAATTGAAAGTCCTCCATTCCATTGCGCCCATCACGCAGCAGGATGTCGTCTTTGGCCAATACACGTCCTGGCAGGTCGCCGATCAGACGATTCCTGGCTATCGCGAAGAACGT contains these protein-coding regions:
- a CDS encoding calcium-translocating P-type ATPase, PMCA-type; protein product: MAMISSFPPIPSKPFHPDAPAWHVLPLSDVAQRLTVDPQAGLSGEEVSRRIVRYGLNEIRERPPRPLWRMFLDQFTDFMILVLIGAAIVSGIVGEPPDAIAIVVIVLLNGVIGFVQEYRAERAVAALKLLAASTARVRRGGRTTELSALQLVPGDVVLLEAGNTIPADLRLIDSVQLKVDESPLTGESVPVEKRTDPLHEPEAPLGDRVNLAYKGTSVTYGRGSGLVVATGMQTELGRIAAMLGNEEAVKTPLQKRLALFGRRLALAALAICAIVFAIGVLRGESVVLMFLTAVSLAVAAIPEALPAVVTVSLALGARRMVKKRALIRRLPAVETLGSVTYICSDKTGTLTQNKMRVEQLIVNGQLENGSTSEEESWRRLMKAMALSNDAIRHEDGHMIGDPTEVALFQGAEERGYGKAEWLEQAPRVAELPFDSDRKCMTTLHREGSEVVAFTKGAPEQVVALCDGQLTGDARTSLDSAALLEQADRMAASGLRVLALAYRTWPDLPAELTPDCIERGLTFLGLVGLMDPPREEAREAVSLCKSAGITPVMITGDHPATARAIALRLGIIEDGGAVMTGQELAKLPRDEYEAKVEGIRVYARVSPEQKITIVKGLQDQGEFVAMTGDGVNDAPALQRADIGIAMGLAGTDVAREAAHMILLDDNFATIVTAVKEGRRIFDNIRKFIKYALSCNTAEVWTIFLAPFLGLPIPLLPIHILWINLVTDGLPGLALAVEPEEKGLMERPPRPPGESIFAGGMWQGILWIGLLMGGVTLVTQAWAYRTGHAHWQTMVFTVLALSQMGNVLALRSERESFFTLGPLTNLPLLGAVLLTFVLQMCTIYIPALNPIFKTEPLDLDELLLCLALSSIVFITVEIEKWCIRQGWLRWNAKNAEPPPV
- the zwf gene encoding glucose-6-phosphate dehydrogenase, with product MPKHQVEPHVFIIIGATGDLTRRKLLPALYYLRDQGVLETRNTLIVGAALPELGEEGFRLWAFEGLQHAGWRNETELRLWCEECLHYQTLHEGGTEDYEALARYIRRLELTHKMPENRVFYLALPPDAVPMAMERLDQAGLLKSHGWVRVVFEKPFGHDFQSARRLNTTLHQYIEESQIYRIDHYLGKETVQNLLAFRFANPIFESLWKRDMIENVQITVAEDLGVEHRGAYYQQAGALRDMVQNHLTQLLTVVAMEVPGSFDAPAIQSEKLKVLHSIAPITQQDVVFGQYTSWQVADQTIPGYREERDVPKDSTTETYVALKAEIHNWRWKGVPFYLRTGKRFPRKMTQIAVTFREAPTQMFRSLDPVSIPSNKLLITLQPSEGFSLCFSVKSPGRPFQLSEHALQFDYEQAFGELPEAYETLLRDVMIGDQTLFVSADFTETAWRLYDPLLTGEKSVYFYSAGSWGPKEADALLEKNGHRWALGW